The following DNA comes from Gammaproteobacteria bacterium.
ATGCGCGCTTGTTTATTGTCGAGCAAGCGGGGCGCATTCGCATCGTCGAAAACGGCAAGCTGTTATCCACCCCATTTCTCGACATTGCTGGAAAGATAAAGAGCGGCGGTGAACAGGGCCTGCTGAGCGTCGCTTTTCATCCTGATTATGCGAAGAACGGATTTCTTTACGTCAATTACACCGACAAAAACGGCGATACTCATATTGAGCGCTACCATGTAGCTTCCAACCCTAACCGTGCTGATCCCGGTTCGGCTAAGCTGCTGCTCAAGATCGAGCAGCCTTACGCCAATCATAACGGCGGGCTGAATCTGTTTGGTCCCGACGGCATGCTTTACATCGGCATGGGCGACGGCGGCGCCGCGGGCGATCCGCACGGCAATGGGCAAAATCTTAAAACCCTGCTCGGCAAAATGTTGCGGATTGATGTGAATAAAGGCGATCCCTATGCGATTCCTTCTGATAATTCCTTTGTCGGGCGCAAAGATGTGCGTGCCGAGATCTGGGCCTACGGTTTGCGCAATCCCTGGCGCTATGCCTTCGATCGCAAGGAAAATCTCTTATATATCGCCGATGTGGGGCAGAACAAGATTGAAGAAATCAACGTCGTCCCGGCCGCGCAGAAGGGGCTCAACTACGGCTGGAACATCTTGGAAGGGTCATCCTGCTTTT
Coding sequences within:
- a CDS encoding PQQ-dependent sugar dehydrogenase, which codes for MARHIAFLFPLLCCFFQVAHADITLRLSEVASGLKNPLYLTSPSGDARLFIVEQAGRIRIVENGKLLSTPFLDIAGKIKSGGEQGLLSVAFHPDYAKNGFLYVNYTDKNGDTHIERYHVASNPNRADPGSAKLLLKIEQPYANHNGGLNLFGPDGMLYIGMGDGGAAGDPHGNGQNLKTLLGKMLRIDVNKGDPYAIPSDNSFVGRKDVRAEIWAYGLRNPWRYAFDRKENLLYIADVGQNKIEEINVVPAAQKGLNYGWNILEGSSCFSLLFSPSCNKSGLVLPVLEYDHNQGCSVIGGFVYRGRAIPELAGHYVYSDYCAGFLKSFIYAGGKATEQRDWNAGEIGNVLSFGEDAEGELYVMSDKGSVYRLVKGDSQ